The Candidatus Koribacter versatilis Ellin345 genome has a segment encoding these proteins:
- a CDS encoding ABC transporter permease, whose amino-acid sequence MARVKQDLRYALRHLLRSPGFTVSAVITLALGIGANLVVFLLLYGVILRPLPFSHPEQLVRIARAYPGSGDSNAYSATKILFFSRTNRSFESVAGYDYFPHSVNLMEQQAAIPLQSLGVSSNFFHVFAMEPMLGHGFAPEDMQPGAAGVAVLSDATWRRQFNADPNIVGRAITLGSEKYTVVGVANPKFQLDNKIDIWTTLHLKEDAENHDNNYNVVARLKSGVTPAMAQDDLKRVLLQLKDTYPDLWSAQESAHVWDYHASLVGDVKPALNILMGAVGILLVVVAANILSLLLTRAISRRREMSVRVALGATGGRLLQQMLVENLLLCALGAVAGIALAQFTAPVILHLTPIQLPAFASLHVGSSGVAFAAGLAVLCAVLFSLVPALESRRVHLNDSLRLNTTRIAPGRVPAQRVLVVGEVAMSLVLLVAAALLLGSFWKLVHIAPGFDPANTATFKTGLSVAQTSTGAAFGQTLDTLAAHTEALPGVESAAAVIGAPMEPVPDLPFDIAGRPAPSDGSSYDEKYVPITADYFTTLKIPVAAGRAFTMADNKSSAPVLIVNEQFVHTYFPKENPIGQHVQIGKAMGPDFADPVREIVGVVGNVKQLGLEQRAPEMMYLPAGQVPDKMVQLIGQSRGMTWVVRKKSANVDLANALRGVFLDTAQLPIAGMTTMDHLMSDSVAQQRFSMMLLSGFGLIALFLGAAGLYGVMSYTVARQTKEIGVRMALGAARGDILRMVLREAGILVGIGLLVGVLASIAGGRLMSSMLFGVAPRDPIALLAGSGVLLLTGLFAAWWPARRAASTEPMEALRIE is encoded by the coding sequence ATGGCGAGAGTGAAACAGGACCTACGCTATGCGCTGCGTCACCTGCTGCGCAGCCCGGGATTCACCGTGTCGGCAGTGATCACACTGGCGCTTGGCATCGGCGCGAACCTCGTCGTGTTCCTGCTGCTCTACGGCGTCATTCTGCGACCATTGCCGTTCTCGCATCCTGAACAGTTGGTGCGTATCGCACGCGCTTACCCCGGCAGTGGCGACAGCAACGCCTATTCCGCGACCAAGATCCTTTTTTTCTCGCGCACCAATCGCAGCTTTGAGTCTGTCGCCGGCTACGACTACTTTCCACACAGCGTGAATTTGATGGAGCAGCAGGCCGCGATTCCGCTGCAATCGCTGGGTGTGTCCTCGAACTTCTTCCACGTTTTTGCCATGGAGCCCATGCTCGGTCACGGCTTCGCCCCGGAAGACATGCAACCCGGCGCCGCTGGCGTCGCAGTGCTCAGCGATGCCACTTGGCGTCGCCAGTTCAATGCCGATCCCAATATCGTGGGACGAGCGATCACTCTCGGCAGCGAGAAGTACACCGTCGTCGGGGTTGCGAACCCAAAGTTTCAGCTCGATAACAAGATCGATATCTGGACCACTCTGCACCTGAAAGAAGATGCCGAGAACCACGACAACAATTACAACGTCGTGGCGCGACTCAAGTCCGGCGTAACTCCCGCCATGGCGCAGGACGACCTGAAGCGAGTTTTGCTTCAGTTGAAAGATACCTATCCCGATTTATGGTCAGCCCAGGAAAGCGCTCATGTTTGGGACTACCACGCTTCGCTCGTTGGTGACGTGAAGCCTGCGCTCAACATCCTGATGGGAGCAGTCGGAATTCTTCTCGTGGTCGTGGCCGCGAACATCCTCAGCCTCTTGTTAACGCGCGCGATTTCCCGTCGCCGTGAGATGAGCGTTCGCGTCGCGCTCGGCGCCACCGGCGGACGACTGCTGCAGCAAATGCTCGTCGAGAACTTGTTGCTCTGCGCGCTGGGCGCTGTCGCCGGAATCGCGCTCGCGCAATTTACCGCGCCGGTCATCCTGCATCTCACGCCGATCCAGTTGCCGGCTTTCGCTTCGCTGCACGTTGGATCTTCCGGCGTGGCCTTCGCTGCTGGCCTCGCAGTGCTTTGCGCCGTTCTGTTCAGCCTCGTGCCGGCATTGGAATCGCGCCGTGTGCACTTGAACGATTCTTTGCGCTTGAACACCACGCGCATCGCCCCGGGACGAGTGCCCGCGCAGCGCGTGCTCGTGGTTGGCGAAGTGGCGATGTCGTTGGTTCTACTCGTCGCCGCAGCTTTGTTGCTCGGAAGCTTCTGGAAGCTGGTGCATATCGCGCCGGGCTTCGATCCCGCGAACACCGCAACCTTCAAGACCGGCTTGTCTGTCGCACAGACGTCTACTGGCGCCGCGTTCGGCCAGACGCTCGACACGCTTGCGGCGCATACCGAAGCGCTGCCCGGTGTGGAGTCGGCGGCTGCGGTCATCGGCGCGCCAATGGAGCCCGTGCCTGATCTTCCGTTCGACATCGCGGGCCGTCCCGCACCCAGCGACGGCAGCTCGTATGACGAGAAGTACGTTCCCATCACTGCCGACTATTTCACGACTCTGAAGATTCCTGTCGCCGCAGGCCGCGCTTTCACCATGGCCGACAACAAATCGTCGGCGCCGGTGCTGATCGTCAACGAACAATTCGTGCACACCTACTTCCCGAAGGAAAATCCGATCGGCCAGCATGTTCAGATCGGCAAGGCGATGGGACCAGATTTCGCTGATCCCGTTCGCGAGATCGTTGGTGTGGTCGGCAACGTGAAACAGCTCGGGCTCGAGCAACGTGCGCCAGAAATGATGTATCTGCCTGCCGGACAAGTTCCCGACAAAATGGTCCAGTTGATCGGCCAGTCGCGCGGGATGACCTGGGTCGTGCGCAAGAAGTCCGCGAATGTGGATCTCGCGAATGCGCTGCGCGGTGTCTTTCTCGACACCGCACAGTTGCCCATCGCGGGCATGACGACGATGGACCACCTGATGAGCGATTCCGTGGCGCAGCAGCGCTTCAGCATGATGCTGCTCTCCGGCTTCGGCCTGATCGCGCTCTTCCTCGGCGCCGCGGGTCTCTATGGCGTGATGTCGTACACCGTCGCGCGCCAGACCAAAGAGATTGGCGTCCGCATGGCGCTTGGCGCGGCGCGTGGCGACATCCTACGCATGGTTTTGCGCGAGGCCGGAATCCTCGTCGGAATCGGACTTCTCGTTGGAGTGCTGGCCTCGATTGCCGGCGGCCGCCTCATGAGCAGTATGTTGTTTGGCGTTGCCCCGCGCGATCCTATCGCTCTCTTGGCGGGCAGTGGAGTCCTGCTACTGACGGGTTTGTTCGCTGCATGGTGGCCGGCCCGGCGCGCAGCCTCCACCGAGCCGATGGAAGCTTTGCGCATCGAGTAG
- a CDS encoding ATPase: MKRILLSWSSGKDSAWSLHVLHQTPDIEVVGVLTTLNSHFDRVAMHGTRHTVLEAQARATRLPLWPVPLPWPCSNAEYEKRMREVCDRAVREGVHAIAFGDLFLRDIREYREKQLAATGLEPLFPLWDLPTAQLAREMIAAGLRAKLTCIDNKQLSPAFAGRDFDESLLAELPAEVDPCGERGEFHTCVYAGSMFDRPISLEAGEIVEREGFTFADFAAAATNVTP; the protein is encoded by the coding sequence ATGAAACGCATCCTCCTTTCCTGGAGCAGCGGTAAAGATTCGGCCTGGTCCCTCCACGTCCTCCATCAAACTCCCGACATCGAAGTTGTTGGCGTGCTCACCACGCTGAACTCCCACTTCGATCGCGTTGCCATGCACGGCACGCGGCATACTGTCCTCGAAGCCCAGGCACGCGCCACACGTCTCCCTCTCTGGCCAGTCCCGCTACCCTGGCCGTGCTCTAACGCCGAATACGAAAAACGCATGCGAGAAGTCTGCGATCGGGCCGTGCGCGAAGGCGTTCATGCCATCGCCTTCGGCGATCTCTTTCTGCGTGACATCCGTGAATATCGCGAGAAACAACTCGCCGCCACCGGGCTTGAGCCGCTTTTTCCGCTGTGGGATTTACCCACCGCACAGCTCGCACGCGAGATGATCGCTGCCGGTCTGCGCGCGAAACTTACGTGTATAGATAACAAGCAACTTTCGCCAGCGTTTGCGGGACGCGACTTCGACGAATCCTTGCTTGCAGAGCTGCCGGCCGAAGTTGATCCCTGCGGTGAGCGTGGCGAATTCCACACTTGCGTCTACGCCGGGTCCATGTTCGATCGCCCCATTTCCCTCGAAGCCGGTGAGATCGTGGAACGAGAAGGTTTCACCTTCGCTGATTTCGCAGCGGCGGCAACAAACGTTACTCCCTGA
- a CDS encoding bacteriohemerythrin, whose product MDEVGVRDRLTFGIPRLDSQHEQLLQLVRQMREADAGGKSLCELRLLAATLTLHTRMHFMDEEMFMEGAGYPGLEAHRRRHAEFTEGLLRLQSGLLSTSRSQFARIVEYELGWIHQHLEDEDNELGRWLEENKIFAESLDWEAPPGPGSIPISSP is encoded by the coding sequence ATGGACGAAGTGGGTGTGCGAGACCGGCTCACCTTCGGCATCCCTCGGCTCGATTCGCAGCACGAGCAACTCCTGCAGTTAGTGCGGCAGATGCGCGAGGCCGATGCCGGAGGAAAATCGCTGTGCGAGTTACGCCTGCTGGCGGCTACGCTTACCCTCCATACCCGTATGCATTTCATGGACGAAGAAATGTTCATGGAAGGTGCTGGGTATCCCGGACTGGAAGCGCACCGCCGTCGCCACGCGGAGTTCACCGAGGGACTTCTGCGTTTGCAATCCGGATTGTTATCCACGTCGAGGAGCCAATTCGCCAGGATCGTGGAATACGAACTCGGCTGGATCCATCAGCACCTCGAGGACGAAGACAATGAACTCGGACGCTGGCTGGAAGAGAATAAAATCTTCGCCGAATCCCTCGATTGGGAAGCGCCACCTGGTCCCGGTTCCATTCCGATATCGTCCCCCTAA
- a CDS encoding bacteriohemerythrin, producing MPFLTWETRFSVGAAMDAEHKTWFGILNRLHDAMAQGKGKDVQQKILIEMVAYTHTHFAHEESFLQSRNYPDLPAHRSLHVTFTKKVRDLESKVKAGLPVLSVELMDFLRDWLQNHILTHDVKYGTWMKANG from the coding sequence ATGCCATTTCTAACGTGGGAGACTCGCTTTAGTGTGGGCGCGGCGATGGATGCCGAGCACAAAACTTGGTTTGGAATCCTCAACCGGCTGCACGATGCCATGGCGCAAGGTAAAGGGAAAGACGTTCAACAAAAGATCCTCATCGAAATGGTCGCCTATACCCACACGCACTTCGCTCACGAGGAATCATTTCTGCAGTCGCGCAACTACCCGGACCTGCCCGCGCACCGAAGCCTGCACGTTACCTTCACAAAGAAGGTCCGCGACCTGGAATCGAAGGTCAAAGCAGGATTGCCGGTGTTGTCCGTCGAACTGATGGACTTTCTCAGAGACTGGCTGCAAAACCATATCCTCACCCACGATGTGAAGTATGGAACATGGATGAAAGCGAATGGCTGA
- a CDS encoding bacteriohemerythrin has product MPDLQWKDSDSVGIASLDAQHQGLFATAHRLRDAMRSGRAATIQQEILAELGAYTRSHFEREERVMQICAFPALCGHQHLHRSFLEQLQAIQAELRSDRSGITPDRMEFMRVWMRKHVAIEDAQYATWIHRRELPVHGLTTTEIQEKQKCHF; this is encoded by the coding sequence ATGCCCGACCTGCAATGGAAAGACAGTGACAGCGTTGGTATTGCGTCACTCGACGCGCAGCACCAGGGCCTGTTTGCCACCGCGCACCGGTTGCGCGATGCGATGCGGAGCGGACGAGCAGCAACGATCCAGCAGGAAATCCTCGCGGAGTTAGGCGCCTATACACGGTCGCATTTCGAGCGCGAGGAACGGGTCATGCAGATCTGCGCATTTCCGGCGCTCTGCGGACATCAGCACCTGCATCGCAGCTTTCTCGAGCAGTTGCAGGCGATCCAGGCAGAACTACGCTCCGATCGGTCGGGCATTACGCCAGATCGTATGGAATTCATGCGGGTATGGATGCGCAAGCACGTCGCAATCGAAGACGCGCAGTATGCCACGTGGATCCATCGGCGAGAGCTCCCGGTGCATGGCCTTACGACGACAGAAATTCAGGAGAAACAGAAATGCCATTTCTAA
- a CDS encoding Gfo/Idh/MocA family protein yields MPTSKVRFGIVGFGLHAVKRLMPAFGIAEHSEVVALSRRDAARARASAEQFGIANAFASVEELAHCAEVDAVFIASPDALHLHDTLVCLRAGKPVLCEKPMAMNAMEAEQMVGAAKSAALPLGVAQVFRFEDSTRRLRERVRNGNIGRPVLARTEFCYPGIDSARTWITDPTLATGGPIADVGVHCIDALRFILGDEVTAVSCTAVKDELSEPVECAGVVTLEFMRKTLATVSVSTRAQYRTFIEITGETGVLTAFDALNVERPLTIEYRPHADPRQVEREEVSNQLAYARQLDAFAATVRGESAFPAPGSEGQRNQQILDAAYASWRSGQRQVLQS; encoded by the coding sequence ATGCCTACATCGAAAGTCCGATTTGGAATTGTGGGGTTCGGTCTGCACGCGGTAAAGCGCCTGATGCCTGCGTTTGGCATTGCGGAACACAGCGAGGTCGTTGCGCTTTCGCGGCGCGATGCGGCACGCGCCCGTGCATCGGCCGAACAGTTCGGCATCGCGAATGCTTTTGCTTCCGTCGAAGAACTCGCGCACTGCGCCGAGGTTGACGCCGTCTTCATCGCTTCGCCCGACGCGCTGCATTTGCACGACACGCTGGTTTGCCTTCGCGCAGGCAAGCCGGTGCTCTGCGAGAAACCGATGGCGATGAATGCGATGGAAGCCGAGCAGATGGTCGGGGCGGCGAAATCGGCGGCGCTGCCGCTGGGGGTTGCACAGGTGTTTCGCTTTGAGGACAGCACCCGGCGTCTTCGTGAACGCGTCCGCAACGGCAACATCGGGCGGCCGGTGCTGGCGCGCACCGAATTCTGCTATCCCGGTATCGACAGCGCGCGTACGTGGATCACCGATCCGACCCTCGCGACCGGCGGTCCGATTGCCGACGTCGGCGTGCACTGCATTGATGCGCTACGTTTCATTCTCGGCGACGAAGTCACTGCCGTAAGCTGCACGGCTGTGAAAGACGAGCTCTCCGAACCGGTGGAGTGCGCAGGTGTGGTCACACTCGAGTTCATGCGCAAGACACTGGCGACGGTGTCGGTTTCGACGCGGGCGCAGTACCGCACGTTCATCGAGATTACCGGCGAGACGGGAGTGCTGACGGCCTTTGACGCGTTAAACGTCGAGCGGCCCCTGACCATCGAGTACCGGCCCCACGCTGATCCGCGACAGGTCGAGCGCGAAGAGGTTTCCAACCAGCTTGCGTACGCGAGGCAGCTGGACGCCTTCGCCGCCACGGTGCGCGGAGAGTCTGCCTTCCCCGCACCGGGCTCGGAGGGGCAGCGCAACCAGCAGATTCTGGACGCAGCGTACGCGAGCTGGCGCAGCGGGCAGCGCCAGGTCCTGCAGTCATAG